The following are from one region of the Silene latifolia isolate original U9 population chromosome 9, ASM4854445v1, whole genome shotgun sequence genome:
- the LOC141600543 gene encoding disease resistance RPP13-like protein 4: MPSIIWSNCQKYCEICDEKFKITDNGIVANTDASNLTTKRLNSLLSKIIDSYVRMLQLGSWNNDPTKYIVVEDVEALAKAFNKISSIRFLSLQGVSGLVEPPSLATMAESLKVLNLKGCHNLESLPPQFNKMLKWELGYLDISECYLLDHLPDALSGCIKLRVLKGFVLPKEQTPDQPFISTPSQFQHLWKLTLRTKRLNFPTKFDLATLCELGSLTHLKITWVGACSGDDNQDGQFEDDSKFPPKLTKFEMEAASDSTSQKILNLIARPKEATANVPDSDTKPPVSLNKLYIKGGNLSKLDQNVDCKILRLQYLPNMQHSCYDMMRTFPTLHRLEMSKDVMYSMLRQSFQKATGTTDENSGWEPSFTRHAVPSSTS; this comes from the coding sequence ATGCCCAGTATAATTTGGTCCAACTGTCAAAAATATTGTGAGATATGTGATGAGAAGTTTAAGATTACCGATAATGGTATAGTCGCAAACACGGATGCTTCTAATCTCACCACCAAGAGACTCAACTCGTTGTTGTCAAAAATAATAGACTCCTACGTTAGAATGCTTCAACTGGGTAGCTGGAATAATGATCCCACAAAGTACATTGTCGTCGAAGATGTGGAAGCCCTGGCTAAGGCTTTTAACAAAATATCTTCTATCAGGTTTTTAAGCCTTCAAGGGGTATCGGGGTTAGTAGAGCCGCCTTCTTTAGCTACCATGGCGGAAAGCCTCAAGGTCTTGAACCTTAAAGGTTGCCACAACTTAGAATCTCTTCCACCGCAGTTTAACAAAATGCTTAAGTGGGAACTTGGATATCTTGACATATCCGAGTGTTACCTACTTGATCACCTTCCAGATGCACTGAGTGGCTGTATTAAGCTTAGAGTGCTTAAGGGATTTGTACTTCCCAAAGAGCAGACGCCTGACCAACCCTTCATTTCTACCCCATCACAATTTCAACATCTTTGGAAACTAACATTACGAACAAAGCGCTTGAATTTTCCTACAAAATTCGATCTTGCAACTCTTTGTGAGTTAGGAAGTCTTACCCACTTGAAAATAACATGGGTCGGGGCGTGTTCTGGTGATGATAATCAAGATGGTCAATTTGAGGATGATTCCAAATTTCCACCCAAACTTACAAAATTTGAGATGGAGGCCGCCTCCGACAGCACGTCACAAAAGATTCTAAATCTAATTGCTCGACCAAAGGAGGCTACGGCAAATGTACCTGACAGTGACACAAAGCCGCCCGTGTCGCTCAATAAATTGTACATCAAAGGGGGTAATCTTTCAAAGCTCGACCAGAATGTCGATTGTAAGATATTACGCCTTCAATATTTACCTAATATGCAGCACAGTTGCTATGATATGATGCGTACATTTCCGACATTGCATCGGTTGGAGATGAGTAAAGATGTAATGTACTCCATGTTGCGCCAGTCCTTCCAGAAAGCTACTGGAACTACTGATGAAAATTCGGGTTGGGAACCGTCCTTTACTCGTCATGCTGTTCCATCTTCCACTTCCTAG